The Deinococcus puniceus genome segment TCGGTGAGTCACATTCAAAGCGTGAAGACGCCGATCATCTGGCCGATTATCTGATGGGGGTGAGCATCCTGTTGACAAATACAGTGAATCACAAGTCGGAGACAGCCTGCGGGACAGGGATGGGGGTACACCCGGCGGGGGCGCAGCCTGTCCGAGTCAACCCTCGCTCCACATCTTCTCTGCATCTTCTCTGCGCGGCCTGAGCTGGCCAGCCCTTACAGTACACAGACGATGACTGACCCTGCCTCTGTCTCTGCCGCCGCCGACCACTGGGACGCCGATCAGTACCGCGCCCGCCATGCTTTCGTGTTCGAGGCCAGCGCCGATCTTGCCGCGAGTTGGCTGGAACCGAAGGCACACGAGCGCATTTTGGATTTGGGCTGCGGCACGGGTGAACTGACCGCCCGCATGGCCCAGTCGGGTGCGGCGGTGCTGGGCGTGGATGCCAGCCCCGACATGATCGCCGCCGCGCGGGTTGCCCACACTGTTGCTGGTCTGACGTTTGAGGTGACAGACGCGCACGCGCTGGCCTACCAATCCGAATTTGACGCCGTATTCAGCAACGCCGCGCTGCACTGGATGAAGCCGCTGGACACGGTGTTTGCGCGGGTGGCCGAGGCCCTGAAACCGGATGGGCGGCTGGTGCTGGAAATGGGCGGCGCGGGCAACGTGCAAACCGTGATAGACGCTGTGAATCACGCCACCACCACGCTTGGCCTGCCCGAATTGCCTCACCCGTGGGTCTTTCCCACCACCGCGCAACTGGCGACGCTCCTGGAATCGGCGGGCTTGCGTGTAGAGCGCACCCACTGGTTTGCCCGCCCCACCGGGCTAAGGGGAGAAGACGGCTTCCGCGCATGGCTGGAAGGCTTCGGCAGCGCGTGGCTGGCTCCGTTGAGTCCCGCAGACCGGGAAGCAGTGCTGGCCGAGGCCGAAGCTTACGCCCGCCCGAAGATATGGACTGGGGCGGAGTGGGTGGCGGATTACCGAAGGCTGCGTGCGGTGGCGGTGAAGGGAGTGTAGAGAGTGGATCGTGGGAAGGGCGGGGTGGGCGGGTGCGTCAGGCTTTTACGTGGGTCTTGTTAAGCTTCGTTCGAGGGCTTGGGCTTCAGCATTCCTACCATCTCCGGTTGAGCTTCGGGAACTTGCTGAAAGACGAGAACCGATAAAGCGTCGTTAACGGCTGCAAAAAAACCGTCTGACTGAGGCGTCGTGCCCTGTGCGATGGCGGGTTTGCCCCCGCCCTTGCCACCTGTCGCCTTCAGCACTGCGCCCAACACGGCCCCCGCATTCACATCGGCAAGCGGCGTAGCCATCCCGCACCGCCCGCCCGGAGCCAAGGCCAGCACGACTTCCCCATCTGGCACGGCATTCAGCGTGGGCAGCAGCAGGGCAACATCGTCCAGAGTGACGCAGCGGACGGGCAGGCCATTCACGATTTCTATGGGTGCGGCTCCCAGCAACGCTCCGGCCAACGTGTCGCGCAGGGCGGCGGCTTCGGCTTTCAGCACGTCCCGTTCGGCCATCACGGCGGCCACCCGTTCGGGCAAGCGGTCTACCGGCACGCTGAAGCCTTGAGCGAGGGCGCGGGCTTCCTCGTACACGCGGGTCAGGTATTCGGCGGCTTCCTCTCCGGCCATGAACACCACCCGTGTCAGGCCCGCCCGGATGCGTTCTGTCCGCAGAATCACCACCGGGGCGGCGAGGCTGGCACGCGGCACATGCAGGCCGCCGCACGCGCTCACGTCGAAGGCTTCCCCTGCCCCGTCCCGGAA includes the following:
- a CDS encoding alanine--tRNA ligase-related protein; translated protein: MTRALYYEDGTHLTFDSVVNDINGSEVALDATAFYPEGGGQNGDAGCLTWAGGTAAVLDTRKDKATGQIWHLLKDPPPPVGTPVAGQVGAARRWRQMQRHSGEHLLAQAFRRVNPAFSVAAVGMRNPECTLDLEGDPAEIHVQAAEALLRETLGRTDLTLETPTVSEDDLHLYAPRRETKVRGQVRLVIFRDGAGEAFDVSACGGLHVPRASLAAPVVILRTERIRAGLTRVVFMAGEEAAEYLTRVYEEARALAQGFSVPVDRLPERVAAVMAERDVLKAEAAALRDTLAGALLGAAPIEIVNGLPVRCVTLDDVALLLPTLNAVPDGEVVLALAPGGRCGMATPLADVNAGAVLGAVLKATGGKGGGKPAIAQGTTPQSDGFFAAVNDALSVLVFQQVPEAQPEMVGMLKPKPSNEA
- a CDS encoding class I SAM-dependent methyltransferase; translated protein: MTDPASVSAAADHWDADQYRARHAFVFEASADLAASWLEPKAHERILDLGCGTGELTARMAQSGAAVLGVDASPDMIAAARVAHTVAGLTFEVTDAHALAYQSEFDAVFSNAALHWMKPLDTVFARVAEALKPDGRLVLEMGGAGNVQTVIDAVNHATTTLGLPELPHPWVFPTTAQLATLLESAGLRVERTHWFARPTGLRGEDGFRAWLEGFGSAWLAPLSPADREAVLAEAEAYARPKIWTGAEWVADYRRLRAVAVKGV